A window of Vulpes lagopus strain Blue_001 chromosome 21, ASM1834538v1, whole genome shotgun sequence contains these coding sequences:
- the TFCP2 gene encoding alpha-globin transcription factor CP2 isoform X4, with protein sequence MAWALKLPLADEVIESGLVQDFDASLSGIGQELGAGAYSMSDVLALPIFKQEESSLPPDNENKILPFQYVLCAATSPAVKLHDETLTYLNQGQSYEIRMLDNRKLGELPEINGKLVKSIFRVVFHDRRLQYTEHQQLEGWRWNRPGDRILDIDIPMSVGIIDPRANPTQLNTVEFLWDPAKRTSVFIQVHCISTEFTMRKHGGEKGVPFRVQIDTFKENENGEYTEHLHSASCQIKVFKPKGADRKQKTDREKMEKRTPHEKEKYQPSYETTILTECSPWPEITYVNNSPSPGFNSSHSSFSLGEGNGSPNHQPEPPPPVTDNLLPTTTPQEAQQWLHRNRFSTFTRLFTNFSGADLLKLTRDDVIQICGPADGIRLFNALKGRMVRPRLTIYVCQESLQLREQQQQQQQQQQKHEDGDSNGTFFVYHAIYLEELTAVELTEKIAQLFSISPRQISQIYKQGPTGIHVLISDEMIQNFQEEACFILDTMKAETNDSYHIILK encoded by the exons TGATGTCCTTGCATTGCCCATTTTTAAGCAAGAAGAATCAAGTTTGCCCCCTGATAATGAGAATAAAATCCTGCCTTTTCAGTATGTGCTTTGTGCTGCCACCTCTCCAGCTGTGAAACTCCACGATGAAACTCTGACGTATCTCAATCAAG GACAGTCTTATGAAATTCGTATGCTAGACAATAGGAAACTTGGAGAACTTCCAGAAATTAATGGCAAGTTGgtgaag AGTATATTCCGTGTAGTGTTCCATGACCGACGACTGCAGTATACTGAACATCAGCAGCTGGAGGGCTGGAGGTGGAATCGACCTGGAGATAGAATTCTTGATATTG ATATCCCAATGTCTGTGGGTATAATCGATCCTAGAGCTAATCCAACCCAACTGAATACAGTGGAGTTCCTGTGGGACCCGGCAAAGAGGACATCTGTGTTTATTCAG GTACACTGCATTAGCACAGAGTTCACTATGAGGAAGCATGGAGGAGAAAAGGGAGTGCCGTTCCGAGTACAAATTGATACcttcaaggaaaatgaaaatggggaGTATACTGAGCACTTACACTCAGCCAGCTGTCAGATCAAAGTCTTCAAG cCCAAAGGTGCAGACAGGAAGCAAAAAACAGATCGGGAGAAAATGGAGAAACGAACACCTCATGAAAAGGAGAAATATCAGCCTTCCTATGAGACAACTATACTTACAGAG tgTTCTCCATGGCCCGAGATCACATATGTCAATAATTCCCCATCACCTGGCTTCAACAGTTCCCACAGCAGTTTTTCTCTTGGGGAAGG AAATGGTTCACCAAACCACCAGCCAGAGCCACCCCCTCCAGTCACAGAT aACCTCTTGCCAACAACCACACCTCAGGAAGCTCAGCAGTGGTTGCATCGAAATCGTTTTTCTACGTTCACAAGGCTTTTTACAAACTTCTCAG GGGCAGATTTATTGAAACTAACTAGAGATGATGTGATCCAAATCTGTGGCCCTGCAGATGGAATCAGACTTTTTAATGCATTAAAAGGCCG GATGGTGCGCCCAAGGCTAACCATTTATGTTTGTCAGGAATCCTTGCAGTTGAGagagcagcagcaacagcagcagcagcaacagcagaagCATGAGGATGGAGACTCAAATGGTACTTTCTTCG TGTACCACGCCATCTATCTAGAAGAACTGACTGCTGTTGAACTGACAGAAAAAATTGCTCAGCTTTTCAGCATTTCCCCTCGCCAAATCAGCCAGATCTACAAGCAGGGGCCAACAGGAATCCATGTGCTCATTAGTGACGAG ATGATACAGAACTTTCAGGAAGAAGCCTGTTTTATTCTGGACACAATGAAAG cagaaACCAATGATAGCTATCATATCATACTGAAGTAG
- the TFCP2 gene encoding alpha-globin transcription factor CP2 isoform X2 → MAWALKLPLADEVIESGLVQDFDASLSGIGQELGAGAYSMSDVLALPIFKQEESSLPPDNENKILPFQYVLCAATSPAVKLHDETLTYLNQGQSYEIRMLDNRKLGELPEINGKLVKSIFRVVFHDRRLQYTEHQQLEGWRWNRPGDRILDIDIPMSVGIIDPRANPTQLNTVEFLWDPAKRTSVFIQVHCISTEFTMRKHGGEKGVPFRVQIDTFKENENGEYTEHLHSASCQIKVFKPKGADRKQKTDREKMEKRTPHEKEKYQPSYETTILTECSPWPEITYVNNSPSPGFNSSHSSFSLGEGNGSPNHQPEPPPPVTDVSLKLNNLLPTTTPQEAQQWLHRNRFSTFTRLFTNFSGADLLKLTRDDVIQICGPADGIRLFNALKGRMVRPRLTIYVCQESLQLREQQQQQQQQQQKHEDGDSNGTFFVYHAIYLEELTAVELTEKIAQLFSISPRQISQIYKQGPTGIHVLISDEMIQNFQEEACFILDTMKETNDSYHIILK, encoded by the exons TGATGTCCTTGCATTGCCCATTTTTAAGCAAGAAGAATCAAGTTTGCCCCCTGATAATGAGAATAAAATCCTGCCTTTTCAGTATGTGCTTTGTGCTGCCACCTCTCCAGCTGTGAAACTCCACGATGAAACTCTGACGTATCTCAATCAAG GACAGTCTTATGAAATTCGTATGCTAGACAATAGGAAACTTGGAGAACTTCCAGAAATTAATGGCAAGTTGgtgaag AGTATATTCCGTGTAGTGTTCCATGACCGACGACTGCAGTATACTGAACATCAGCAGCTGGAGGGCTGGAGGTGGAATCGACCTGGAGATAGAATTCTTGATATTG ATATCCCAATGTCTGTGGGTATAATCGATCCTAGAGCTAATCCAACCCAACTGAATACAGTGGAGTTCCTGTGGGACCCGGCAAAGAGGACATCTGTGTTTATTCAG GTACACTGCATTAGCACAGAGTTCACTATGAGGAAGCATGGAGGAGAAAAGGGAGTGCCGTTCCGAGTACAAATTGATACcttcaaggaaaatgaaaatggggaGTATACTGAGCACTTACACTCAGCCAGCTGTCAGATCAAAGTCTTCAAG cCCAAAGGTGCAGACAGGAAGCAAAAAACAGATCGGGAGAAAATGGAGAAACGAACACCTCATGAAAAGGAGAAATATCAGCCTTCCTATGAGACAACTATACTTACAGAG tgTTCTCCATGGCCCGAGATCACATATGTCAATAATTCCCCATCACCTGGCTTCAACAGTTCCCACAGCAGTTTTTCTCTTGGGGAAGG AAATGGTTCACCAAACCACCAGCCAGAGCCACCCCCTCCAGTCACAGATGTAAGtctaaaattaaat aACCTCTTGCCAACAACCACACCTCAGGAAGCTCAGCAGTGGTTGCATCGAAATCGTTTTTCTACGTTCACAAGGCTTTTTACAAACTTCTCAG GGGCAGATTTATTGAAACTAACTAGAGATGATGTGATCCAAATCTGTGGCCCTGCAGATGGAATCAGACTTTTTAATGCATTAAAAGGCCG GATGGTGCGCCCAAGGCTAACCATTTATGTTTGTCAGGAATCCTTGCAGTTGAGagagcagcagcaacagcagcagcagcaacagcagaagCATGAGGATGGAGACTCAAATGGTACTTTCTTCG TGTACCACGCCATCTATCTAGAAGAACTGACTGCTGTTGAACTGACAGAAAAAATTGCTCAGCTTTTCAGCATTTCCCCTCGCCAAATCAGCCAGATCTACAAGCAGGGGCCAACAGGAATCCATGTGCTCATTAGTGACGAG ATGATACAGAACTTTCAGGAAGAAGCCTGTTTTATTCTGGACACAATGAAAG aaACCAATGATAGCTATCATATCATACTGAAGTAG
- the TFCP2 gene encoding alpha-globin transcription factor CP2 isoform X5 — MAWALKLPLADEVIESGLVQDFDASLSGIGQELGAGAYSMSDVLALPIFKQEESSLPPDNENKILPFQYVLCAATSPAVKLHDETLTYLNQGQSYEIRMLDNRKLGELPEINGKLVKSIFRVVFHDRRLQYTEHQQLEGWRWNRPGDRILDIDIPMSVGIIDPRANPTQLNTVEFLWDPAKRTSVFIQVHCISTEFTMRKHGGEKGVPFRVQIDTFKENENGEYTEHLHSASCQIKVFKPKGADRKQKTDREKMEKRTPHEKEKYQPSYETTILTECSPWPEITYVNNSPSPGFNSSHSSFSLGEGNGSPNHQPEPPPPVTDNLLPTTTPQEAQQWLHRNRFSTFTRLFTNFSGADLLKLTRDDVIQICGPADGIRLFNALKGRMVRPRLTIYVCQESLQLREQQQQQQQQQQKHEDGDSNGTFFVYHAIYLEELTAVELTEKIAQLFSISPRQISQIYKQGPTGIHVLISDEMIQNFQEEACFILDTMKETNDSYHIILK, encoded by the exons TGATGTCCTTGCATTGCCCATTTTTAAGCAAGAAGAATCAAGTTTGCCCCCTGATAATGAGAATAAAATCCTGCCTTTTCAGTATGTGCTTTGTGCTGCCACCTCTCCAGCTGTGAAACTCCACGATGAAACTCTGACGTATCTCAATCAAG GACAGTCTTATGAAATTCGTATGCTAGACAATAGGAAACTTGGAGAACTTCCAGAAATTAATGGCAAGTTGgtgaag AGTATATTCCGTGTAGTGTTCCATGACCGACGACTGCAGTATACTGAACATCAGCAGCTGGAGGGCTGGAGGTGGAATCGACCTGGAGATAGAATTCTTGATATTG ATATCCCAATGTCTGTGGGTATAATCGATCCTAGAGCTAATCCAACCCAACTGAATACAGTGGAGTTCCTGTGGGACCCGGCAAAGAGGACATCTGTGTTTATTCAG GTACACTGCATTAGCACAGAGTTCACTATGAGGAAGCATGGAGGAGAAAAGGGAGTGCCGTTCCGAGTACAAATTGATACcttcaaggaaaatgaaaatggggaGTATACTGAGCACTTACACTCAGCCAGCTGTCAGATCAAAGTCTTCAAG cCCAAAGGTGCAGACAGGAAGCAAAAAACAGATCGGGAGAAAATGGAGAAACGAACACCTCATGAAAAGGAGAAATATCAGCCTTCCTATGAGACAACTATACTTACAGAG tgTTCTCCATGGCCCGAGATCACATATGTCAATAATTCCCCATCACCTGGCTTCAACAGTTCCCACAGCAGTTTTTCTCTTGGGGAAGG AAATGGTTCACCAAACCACCAGCCAGAGCCACCCCCTCCAGTCACAGAT aACCTCTTGCCAACAACCACACCTCAGGAAGCTCAGCAGTGGTTGCATCGAAATCGTTTTTCTACGTTCACAAGGCTTTTTACAAACTTCTCAG GGGCAGATTTATTGAAACTAACTAGAGATGATGTGATCCAAATCTGTGGCCCTGCAGATGGAATCAGACTTTTTAATGCATTAAAAGGCCG GATGGTGCGCCCAAGGCTAACCATTTATGTTTGTCAGGAATCCTTGCAGTTGAGagagcagcagcaacagcagcagcagcaacagcagaagCATGAGGATGGAGACTCAAATGGTACTTTCTTCG TGTACCACGCCATCTATCTAGAAGAACTGACTGCTGTTGAACTGACAGAAAAAATTGCTCAGCTTTTCAGCATTTCCCCTCGCCAAATCAGCCAGATCTACAAGCAGGGGCCAACAGGAATCCATGTGCTCATTAGTGACGAG ATGATACAGAACTTTCAGGAAGAAGCCTGTTTTATTCTGGACACAATGAAAG aaACCAATGATAGCTATCATATCATACTGAAGTAG
- the TFCP2 gene encoding alpha-globin transcription factor CP2 isoform X6, whose product MAWALKLPLADEVIESGLVQDFDASLSGIGQELGAGAYSMSDVLALPIFKQEESSLPPDNENKILPFQYVLCAATSPAVKLHDETLTYLNQGQSYEIRMLDNRKLGELPEINGKLVKSIFRVVFHDRRLQYTEHQQLEGWRWNRPGDRILDIDIPMSVGIIDPRANPTQLNTVEFLWDPAKRTSVFIQVHCISTEFTMRKHGGEKGVPFRVQIDTFKENENGEYTEHLHSASCQIKVFKPKGADRKQKTDREKMEKRTPHEKEKYQPSYETTILTECSPWPEITYVNNSPSPGFNSSHSSFSLGEGNGSPNHQPEPPPPVTDNLLPTTTPQEAQQWLHRNRFSTFTRLFTNFSGADLLKLTRDDVIQICGPADGIRLFNALKGRMVRPRLTIYVCQESLQLREQQQQQQQQQQKHEDGDSNVYHAIYLEELTAVELTEKIAQLFSISPRQISQIYKQGPTGIHVLISDEMIQNFQEEACFILDTMKAETNDSYHIILK is encoded by the exons TGATGTCCTTGCATTGCCCATTTTTAAGCAAGAAGAATCAAGTTTGCCCCCTGATAATGAGAATAAAATCCTGCCTTTTCAGTATGTGCTTTGTGCTGCCACCTCTCCAGCTGTGAAACTCCACGATGAAACTCTGACGTATCTCAATCAAG GACAGTCTTATGAAATTCGTATGCTAGACAATAGGAAACTTGGAGAACTTCCAGAAATTAATGGCAAGTTGgtgaag AGTATATTCCGTGTAGTGTTCCATGACCGACGACTGCAGTATACTGAACATCAGCAGCTGGAGGGCTGGAGGTGGAATCGACCTGGAGATAGAATTCTTGATATTG ATATCCCAATGTCTGTGGGTATAATCGATCCTAGAGCTAATCCAACCCAACTGAATACAGTGGAGTTCCTGTGGGACCCGGCAAAGAGGACATCTGTGTTTATTCAG GTACACTGCATTAGCACAGAGTTCACTATGAGGAAGCATGGAGGAGAAAAGGGAGTGCCGTTCCGAGTACAAATTGATACcttcaaggaaaatgaaaatggggaGTATACTGAGCACTTACACTCAGCCAGCTGTCAGATCAAAGTCTTCAAG cCCAAAGGTGCAGACAGGAAGCAAAAAACAGATCGGGAGAAAATGGAGAAACGAACACCTCATGAAAAGGAGAAATATCAGCCTTCCTATGAGACAACTATACTTACAGAG tgTTCTCCATGGCCCGAGATCACATATGTCAATAATTCCCCATCACCTGGCTTCAACAGTTCCCACAGCAGTTTTTCTCTTGGGGAAGG AAATGGTTCACCAAACCACCAGCCAGAGCCACCCCCTCCAGTCACAGAT aACCTCTTGCCAACAACCACACCTCAGGAAGCTCAGCAGTGGTTGCATCGAAATCGTTTTTCTACGTTCACAAGGCTTTTTACAAACTTCTCAG GGGCAGATTTATTGAAACTAACTAGAGATGATGTGATCCAAATCTGTGGCCCTGCAGATGGAATCAGACTTTTTAATGCATTAAAAGGCCG GATGGTGCGCCCAAGGCTAACCATTTATGTTTGTCAGGAATCCTTGCAGTTGAGagagcagcagcaacagcagcagcagcaacagcagaagCATGAGGATGGAGACTCAAATG TGTACCACGCCATCTATCTAGAAGAACTGACTGCTGTTGAACTGACAGAAAAAATTGCTCAGCTTTTCAGCATTTCCCCTCGCCAAATCAGCCAGATCTACAAGCAGGGGCCAACAGGAATCCATGTGCTCATTAGTGACGAG ATGATACAGAACTTTCAGGAAGAAGCCTGTTTTATTCTGGACACAATGAAAG cagaaACCAATGATAGCTATCATATCATACTGAAGTAG
- the TFCP2 gene encoding alpha-globin transcription factor CP2 isoform X7 — MEDLGDLGALKLGLVVGWNEQGGRTPKDRCDVLALPIFKQEESSLPPDNENKILPFQYVLCAATSPAVKLHDETLTYLNQGQSYEIRMLDNRKLGELPEINGKLVKSIFRVVFHDRRLQYTEHQQLEGWRWNRPGDRILDIDIPMSVGIIDPRANPTQLNTVEFLWDPAKRTSVFIQVHCISTEFTMRKHGGEKGVPFRVQIDTFKENENGEYTEHLHSASCQIKVFKPKGADRKQKTDREKMEKRTPHEKEKYQPSYETTILTECSPWPEITYVNNSPSPGFNSSHSSFSLGEGNGSPNHQPEPPPPVTDVSLKLNNLLPTTTPQEAQQWLHRNRFSTFTRLFTNFSGADLLKLTRDDVIQICGPADGIRLFNALKGRMVRPRLTIYVCQESLQLREQQQQQQQQQQKHEDGDSNGTFFVYHAIYLEELTAVELTEKIAQLFSISPRQISQIYKQGPTGIHVLISDEMIQNFQEEACFILDTMKAETNDSYHIILK; from the exons TGATGTCCTTGCATTGCCCATTTTTAAGCAAGAAGAATCAAGTTTGCCCCCTGATAATGAGAATAAAATCCTGCCTTTTCAGTATGTGCTTTGTGCTGCCACCTCTCCAGCTGTGAAACTCCACGATGAAACTCTGACGTATCTCAATCAAG GACAGTCTTATGAAATTCGTATGCTAGACAATAGGAAACTTGGAGAACTTCCAGAAATTAATGGCAAGTTGgtgaag AGTATATTCCGTGTAGTGTTCCATGACCGACGACTGCAGTATACTGAACATCAGCAGCTGGAGGGCTGGAGGTGGAATCGACCTGGAGATAGAATTCTTGATATTG ATATCCCAATGTCTGTGGGTATAATCGATCCTAGAGCTAATCCAACCCAACTGAATACAGTGGAGTTCCTGTGGGACCCGGCAAAGAGGACATCTGTGTTTATTCAG GTACACTGCATTAGCACAGAGTTCACTATGAGGAAGCATGGAGGAGAAAAGGGAGTGCCGTTCCGAGTACAAATTGATACcttcaaggaaaatgaaaatggggaGTATACTGAGCACTTACACTCAGCCAGCTGTCAGATCAAAGTCTTCAAG cCCAAAGGTGCAGACAGGAAGCAAAAAACAGATCGGGAGAAAATGGAGAAACGAACACCTCATGAAAAGGAGAAATATCAGCCTTCCTATGAGACAACTATACTTACAGAG tgTTCTCCATGGCCCGAGATCACATATGTCAATAATTCCCCATCACCTGGCTTCAACAGTTCCCACAGCAGTTTTTCTCTTGGGGAAGG AAATGGTTCACCAAACCACCAGCCAGAGCCACCCCCTCCAGTCACAGATGTAAGtctaaaattaaat aACCTCTTGCCAACAACCACACCTCAGGAAGCTCAGCAGTGGTTGCATCGAAATCGTTTTTCTACGTTCACAAGGCTTTTTACAAACTTCTCAG GGGCAGATTTATTGAAACTAACTAGAGATGATGTGATCCAAATCTGTGGCCCTGCAGATGGAATCAGACTTTTTAATGCATTAAAAGGCCG GATGGTGCGCCCAAGGCTAACCATTTATGTTTGTCAGGAATCCTTGCAGTTGAGagagcagcagcaacagcagcagcagcaacagcagaagCATGAGGATGGAGACTCAAATGGTACTTTCTTCG TGTACCACGCCATCTATCTAGAAGAACTGACTGCTGTTGAACTGACAGAAAAAATTGCTCAGCTTTTCAGCATTTCCCCTCGCCAAATCAGCCAGATCTACAAGCAGGGGCCAACAGGAATCCATGTGCTCATTAGTGACGAG ATGATACAGAACTTTCAGGAAGAAGCCTGTTTTATTCTGGACACAATGAAAG cagaaACCAATGATAGCTATCATATCATACTGAAGTAG
- the TFCP2 gene encoding alpha-globin transcription factor CP2 isoform X1 — protein sequence MAWALKLPLADEVIESGLVQDFDASLSGIGQELGAGAYSMSDVLALPIFKQEESSLPPDNENKILPFQYVLCAATSPAVKLHDETLTYLNQGQSYEIRMLDNRKLGELPEINGKLVKSIFRVVFHDRRLQYTEHQQLEGWRWNRPGDRILDIDIPMSVGIIDPRANPTQLNTVEFLWDPAKRTSVFIQVHCISTEFTMRKHGGEKGVPFRVQIDTFKENENGEYTEHLHSASCQIKVFKPKGADRKQKTDREKMEKRTPHEKEKYQPSYETTILTECSPWPEITYVNNSPSPGFNSSHSSFSLGEGNGSPNHQPEPPPPVTDVSLKLNNLLPTTTPQEAQQWLHRNRFSTFTRLFTNFSGADLLKLTRDDVIQICGPADGIRLFNALKGRMVRPRLTIYVCQESLQLREQQQQQQQQQQKHEDGDSNGTFFVYHAIYLEELTAVELTEKIAQLFSISPRQISQIYKQGPTGIHVLISDEMIQNFQEEACFILDTMKAETNDSYHIILK from the exons TGATGTCCTTGCATTGCCCATTTTTAAGCAAGAAGAATCAAGTTTGCCCCCTGATAATGAGAATAAAATCCTGCCTTTTCAGTATGTGCTTTGTGCTGCCACCTCTCCAGCTGTGAAACTCCACGATGAAACTCTGACGTATCTCAATCAAG GACAGTCTTATGAAATTCGTATGCTAGACAATAGGAAACTTGGAGAACTTCCAGAAATTAATGGCAAGTTGgtgaag AGTATATTCCGTGTAGTGTTCCATGACCGACGACTGCAGTATACTGAACATCAGCAGCTGGAGGGCTGGAGGTGGAATCGACCTGGAGATAGAATTCTTGATATTG ATATCCCAATGTCTGTGGGTATAATCGATCCTAGAGCTAATCCAACCCAACTGAATACAGTGGAGTTCCTGTGGGACCCGGCAAAGAGGACATCTGTGTTTATTCAG GTACACTGCATTAGCACAGAGTTCACTATGAGGAAGCATGGAGGAGAAAAGGGAGTGCCGTTCCGAGTACAAATTGATACcttcaaggaaaatgaaaatggggaGTATACTGAGCACTTACACTCAGCCAGCTGTCAGATCAAAGTCTTCAAG cCCAAAGGTGCAGACAGGAAGCAAAAAACAGATCGGGAGAAAATGGAGAAACGAACACCTCATGAAAAGGAGAAATATCAGCCTTCCTATGAGACAACTATACTTACAGAG tgTTCTCCATGGCCCGAGATCACATATGTCAATAATTCCCCATCACCTGGCTTCAACAGTTCCCACAGCAGTTTTTCTCTTGGGGAAGG AAATGGTTCACCAAACCACCAGCCAGAGCCACCCCCTCCAGTCACAGATGTAAGtctaaaattaaat aACCTCTTGCCAACAACCACACCTCAGGAAGCTCAGCAGTGGTTGCATCGAAATCGTTTTTCTACGTTCACAAGGCTTTTTACAAACTTCTCAG GGGCAGATTTATTGAAACTAACTAGAGATGATGTGATCCAAATCTGTGGCCCTGCAGATGGAATCAGACTTTTTAATGCATTAAAAGGCCG GATGGTGCGCCCAAGGCTAACCATTTATGTTTGTCAGGAATCCTTGCAGTTGAGagagcagcagcaacagcagcagcagcaacagcagaagCATGAGGATGGAGACTCAAATGGTACTTTCTTCG TGTACCACGCCATCTATCTAGAAGAACTGACTGCTGTTGAACTGACAGAAAAAATTGCTCAGCTTTTCAGCATTTCCCCTCGCCAAATCAGCCAGATCTACAAGCAGGGGCCAACAGGAATCCATGTGCTCATTAGTGACGAG ATGATACAGAACTTTCAGGAAGAAGCCTGTTTTATTCTGGACACAATGAAAG cagaaACCAATGATAGCTATCATATCATACTGAAGTAG
- the TFCP2 gene encoding alpha-globin transcription factor CP2 isoform X3 yields MAWALKLPLADEVIESGLVQDFDASLSGIGQELGAGAYSMSDVLALPIFKQEESSLPPDNENKILPFQYVLCAATSPAVKLHDETLTYLNQGQSYEIRMLDNRKLGELPEINGKLVKSIFRVVFHDRRLQYTEHQQLEGWRWNRPGDRILDIDIPMSVGIIDPRANPTQLNTVEFLWDPAKRTSVFIQVHCISTEFTMRKHGGEKGVPFRVQIDTFKENENGEYTEHLHSASCQIKVFKPKGADRKQKTDREKMEKRTPHEKEKYQPSYETTILTECSPWPEITYVNNSPSPGFNSSHSSFSLGEGNGSPNHQPEPPPPVTDVSLKLNNLLPTTTPQEAQQWLHRNRFSTFTRLFTNFSGADLLKLTRDDVIQICGPADGIRLFNALKGRMVRPRLTIYVCQESLQLREQQQQQQQQQQKHEDGDSNVYHAIYLEELTAVELTEKIAQLFSISPRQISQIYKQGPTGIHVLISDEMIQNFQEEACFILDTMKAETNDSYHIILK; encoded by the exons TGATGTCCTTGCATTGCCCATTTTTAAGCAAGAAGAATCAAGTTTGCCCCCTGATAATGAGAATAAAATCCTGCCTTTTCAGTATGTGCTTTGTGCTGCCACCTCTCCAGCTGTGAAACTCCACGATGAAACTCTGACGTATCTCAATCAAG GACAGTCTTATGAAATTCGTATGCTAGACAATAGGAAACTTGGAGAACTTCCAGAAATTAATGGCAAGTTGgtgaag AGTATATTCCGTGTAGTGTTCCATGACCGACGACTGCAGTATACTGAACATCAGCAGCTGGAGGGCTGGAGGTGGAATCGACCTGGAGATAGAATTCTTGATATTG ATATCCCAATGTCTGTGGGTATAATCGATCCTAGAGCTAATCCAACCCAACTGAATACAGTGGAGTTCCTGTGGGACCCGGCAAAGAGGACATCTGTGTTTATTCAG GTACACTGCATTAGCACAGAGTTCACTATGAGGAAGCATGGAGGAGAAAAGGGAGTGCCGTTCCGAGTACAAATTGATACcttcaaggaaaatgaaaatggggaGTATACTGAGCACTTACACTCAGCCAGCTGTCAGATCAAAGTCTTCAAG cCCAAAGGTGCAGACAGGAAGCAAAAAACAGATCGGGAGAAAATGGAGAAACGAACACCTCATGAAAAGGAGAAATATCAGCCTTCCTATGAGACAACTATACTTACAGAG tgTTCTCCATGGCCCGAGATCACATATGTCAATAATTCCCCATCACCTGGCTTCAACAGTTCCCACAGCAGTTTTTCTCTTGGGGAAGG AAATGGTTCACCAAACCACCAGCCAGAGCCACCCCCTCCAGTCACAGATGTAAGtctaaaattaaat aACCTCTTGCCAACAACCACACCTCAGGAAGCTCAGCAGTGGTTGCATCGAAATCGTTTTTCTACGTTCACAAGGCTTTTTACAAACTTCTCAG GGGCAGATTTATTGAAACTAACTAGAGATGATGTGATCCAAATCTGTGGCCCTGCAGATGGAATCAGACTTTTTAATGCATTAAAAGGCCG GATGGTGCGCCCAAGGCTAACCATTTATGTTTGTCAGGAATCCTTGCAGTTGAGagagcagcagcaacagcagcagcagcaacagcagaagCATGAGGATGGAGACTCAAATG TGTACCACGCCATCTATCTAGAAGAACTGACTGCTGTTGAACTGACAGAAAAAATTGCTCAGCTTTTCAGCATTTCCCCTCGCCAAATCAGCCAGATCTACAAGCAGGGGCCAACAGGAATCCATGTGCTCATTAGTGACGAG ATGATACAGAACTTTCAGGAAGAAGCCTGTTTTATTCTGGACACAATGAAAG cagaaACCAATGATAGCTATCATATCATACTGAAGTAG